Proteins encoded in a region of the Planococcus shixiaomingii genome:
- a CDS encoding PTS transporter subunit EIIC, producing MKKAFEKAQQFGKSFMLPIAVLPAAGLLLGIGGALSNPNTVLAYPFLDIAWLQAILTIMSAAGSIVFANLPIIFAVGVAIGLARSDKGTAGLAAMIGYFVMNSAINALLLLTGELTTDNLAGAGQGVSVGIQTLETGVFGGIVVGVVAAILHNKYNKIELPQVLGFFGGSRFIPIVVSFISIFIGAMLFVFWPYFQLFINQLGSIVTSTGEIGTLFYGFILRMIGPLGLHHIFYLPFWQTALGGSMEIGGKLTNGTQNIFFAQLADPTTVQYYEGVSRFMSGRFITMMFGLPGAALAIYHCSKKKNKKVVAGILLSAALTSFLTGITEPLEFSFLFVAPLLYVVHAVFDGFAFMLADILNITVGQTFSGGLIDFILFGVLQGAGKTNWPYVLLVGVPWFFLYYFSFKFLIKKMNYKVIGREDEEQVAEQVQATDRAKTVVQGLGGAGNIEIVDCCATRLRVTIKDESLVQDEIIKQTGSKGIVKKGTGVQIVYGPQVTILKNEVEEYLEG from the coding sequence ATGAAGAAAGCATTTGAAAAAGCCCAGCAATTTGGAAAGTCGTTTATGCTTCCAATTGCAGTTTTACCGGCAGCTGGTTTGTTGTTAGGAATCGGTGGAGCCTTATCCAATCCCAACACGGTATTAGCGTATCCATTTTTAGATATCGCTTGGCTGCAAGCTATTCTAACTATTATGAGTGCAGCTGGGAGTATTGTGTTTGCAAACTTGCCGATTATCTTTGCCGTTGGTGTAGCTATTGGTTTAGCAAGATCAGATAAAGGGACGGCAGGATTAGCAGCAATGATCGGTTATTTCGTTATGAATAGTGCCATCAATGCCTTACTTCTTTTAACTGGAGAATTGACTACTGATAATTTAGCAGGTGCAGGTCAGGGTGTATCTGTTGGAATCCAGACATTAGAAACGGGTGTATTCGGCGGTATTGTTGTAGGGGTAGTTGCAGCCATTTTACATAATAAATACAATAAAATTGAATTACCGCAGGTGCTAGGATTTTTCGGAGGATCTCGATTTATTCCAATCGTGGTTTCCTTTATTTCCATTTTTATCGGTGCAATGCTGTTTGTTTTCTGGCCATATTTCCAACTTTTCATTAATCAACTCGGATCAATTGTTACCAGCACAGGAGAAATTGGTACACTCTTCTATGGTTTCATCTTACGAATGATTGGCCCTCTTGGCTTGCATCACATTTTCTACCTTCCATTTTGGCAAACAGCTCTTGGCGGTTCGATGGAGATTGGCGGTAAACTAACTAACGGTACGCAAAATATCTTCTTTGCGCAATTGGCAGACCCAACCACAGTGCAATATTACGAAGGTGTATCCAGATTTATGTCGGGTCGCTTTATAACAATGATGTTTGGTCTGCCAGGGGCGGCATTAGCGATCTATCATTGTTCTAAAAAGAAAAATAAAAAAGTGGTTGCTGGAATTTTGCTTTCAGCGGCTCTAACTTCTTTTTTAACAGGTATTACCGAACCACTTGAATTTAGTTTTTTATTTGTTGCACCACTTCTTTATGTTGTCCATGCAGTGTTTGATGGATTTGCTTTCATGTTGGCAGATATCTTAAATATTACGGTTGGACAAACTTTCTCAGGGGGATTAATAGATTTCATTTTATTTGGAGTCCTCCAAGGTGCCGGTAAAACGAATTGGCCTTACGTTCTTCTAGTTGGAGTTCCATGGTTTTTCTTATACTATTTCTCTTTTAAATTTTTAATCAAGAAAATGAATTATAAGGTCATTGGCCGTGAAGACGAAGAACAGGTTGCTGAACAAGTTCAAGCTACTGACCGTGCAAAAACAGTTGTCCAAGGTTTAGGCGGAGCTGGCAATATCGAGATCGTCGATTGTTGTGCAACACGGCTTCGAGTCACGATTAAGGACGAATCCTTGGTTCAAGATGAAATTATCAAACAGACTGGATCCAAAGGGATTGTAAAAAAAGGGACAGGTGTTCAAATTGTCTATGGACCTCAAGTGACGATTTTGAAGAACGAAGTGGAAGAGTATCTAGAAGGATGA
- a CDS encoding YbaN family protein, which produces MKNILFFALGFLFLGIGLAGIVVPLLPGVPFLLLASFCFAKGSKRVDRWFKSTSVYDKYVEGFRQNRGMTLKEKIRINLIADFFILCSVFFVDIFIIQFILVTLALVKHYYFIKKIKTIKTKNVEEHSS; this is translated from the coding sequence ATGAAAAATATACTGTTCTTCGCGCTGGGATTTCTATTTCTTGGAATAGGATTGGCCGGTATTGTAGTGCCTTTGCTGCCAGGCGTCCCATTTCTTTTGCTTGCATCTTTTTGCTTTGCAAAAGGTTCCAAGCGAGTCGATCGATGGTTTAAAAGTACATCAGTCTATGATAAATACGTTGAAGGATTTCGCCAGAACAGAGGAATGACCCTCAAAGAGAAAATCCGCATCAATCTGATTGCCGACTTCTTTATCCTTTGTTCGGTGTTTTTTGTGGATATTTTTATTATCCAGTTTATTTTGGTGACACTCGCATTGGTCAAGCACTACTATTTCATCAAGAAAATCAAAACGATCAAAACAAAGAATGTTGAAGAACATTCTTCCTAA
- a CDS encoding RNA polymerase sigma-70 factor, producing MQDLFEQYKGLLFSLAYQITGSVSDAEDAVQDVFVKLYNVKPEKLTEPKAYLCKMVTNSCLDLLKSARKQREQYFGEWLPEPIITSTDELLEPVIQNEMVSYALLVLLEKFSPSERAVFVLREAFGFEYGAIADIVGKSEVNCRQIFKRAKGKMPMVSPESHRSPEASKEWIWEFMQALEQDDVDGVVSMLSKDVILVSDGGGKAIAAVHPIESRQSVTRFLFGLIHKAHQDGEILDFEILEMNGQNGIVIRSAQGIEAVALVHIEEELIGNIYIIRNPDKLRSFIK from the coding sequence TTGCAGGATCTATTCGAGCAATACAAAGGGCTTTTGTTTTCGCTTGCCTATCAAATAACCGGTTCCGTCTCTGATGCTGAAGACGCTGTACAAGACGTATTCGTAAAATTATATAATGTTAAACCGGAGAAGCTGACGGAACCCAAAGCTTATTTGTGCAAAATGGTGACAAATAGCTGTTTGGATTTATTGAAATCAGCACGCAAGCAACGTGAACAATATTTTGGAGAATGGCTTCCTGAGCCGATTATCACTTCTACTGACGAATTGCTTGAGCCGGTCATCCAAAATGAAATGGTGTCATATGCCCTGCTCGTTTTGCTCGAAAAGTTTTCCCCTTCGGAAAGGGCCGTGTTTGTGCTGCGTGAAGCATTTGGTTTTGAATATGGAGCGATTGCCGATATTGTCGGAAAAAGTGAAGTGAATTGCCGCCAAATTTTTAAGCGCGCTAAAGGAAAAATGCCAATGGTTTCACCCGAGTCACACCGCTCCCCCGAAGCGAGCAAAGAGTGGATTTGGGAGTTCATGCAAGCTCTCGAACAGGACGATGTTGATGGGGTAGTATCCATGCTGTCTAAAGACGTTATCCTGGTATCTGATGGAGGAGGTAAAGCAATTGCTGCTGTCCACCCTATTGAATCACGCCAGTCAGTTACCCGATTCCTGTTTGGCTTAATCCATAAAGCTCATCAAGATGGGGAAATACTTGATTTTGAAATTCTTGAGATGAATGGCCAGAATGGAATTGTCATCCGTTCAGCTCAAGGAATCGAAGCTGTAGCTTTAGTTCATATCGAAGAGGAATTGATTGGCAACATATACATTATTAGAAATCCGGATAAACTTCGCTCCTTCATAAAATAA
- a CDS encoding N-acetylmannosamine-6-phosphate 2-epimerase — translation MHHVLKKIEKGLIVSCQALEGEPLHGSDIMGRMALAAKEGGAVGIRANSVSDIIEIKKHVELPVIGIIKQVYGDHSVFITPTMKEIDALAETGVEIIATDATNRIRPNECDLVTFYQEIREKYPDLLLMADVSSVEEAIFADKLGFDIVAPTLYGYTEETNGLKIDDYNYDVIKQIVKKVTKAKVLAEGNVSTPAIARSVLDYNVHAVVVGGAITRPQLITKKFVEALQS, via the coding sequence ATGCATCATGTGCTAAAGAAGATTGAAAAGGGACTGATTGTTTCCTGCCAAGCTTTGGAAGGGGAACCGCTGCACGGTTCAGACATTATGGGAAGAATGGCACTAGCAGCAAAAGAAGGCGGAGCCGTTGGCATACGTGCCAACTCCGTTTCAGACATTATTGAAATAAAAAAACATGTAGAACTTCCGGTCATTGGCATCATTAAACAAGTCTACGGTGACCATTCAGTCTTTATCACGCCTACGATGAAAGAAATTGATGCCCTAGCGGAAACAGGTGTTGAGATTATTGCCACAGACGCGACAAATCGTATTCGTCCAAATGAGTGTGATTTAGTGACTTTCTACCAAGAAATAAGAGAAAAGTACCCTGACCTCTTGTTAATGGCAGATGTATCTTCGGTTGAAGAAGCCATATTTGCCGATAAATTGGGTTTTGATATTGTAGCCCCGACGTTATATGGCTATACAGAAGAAACAAATGGATTGAAAATAGATGACTACAATTATGATGTTATTAAGCAAATTGTAAAGAAAGTAACTAAAGCAAAGGTTTTGGCAGAAGGAAACGTTTCCACTCCTGCAATAGCACGGTCAGTACTAGATTATAACGTTCATGCGGTCGTTGTAGGTGGAGCAATCACAAGACCCCAGCTGATTACTAAAAAATTTGTTGAAGCACTGCAAAGTTAA
- a CDS encoding MurR/RpiR family transcriptional regulator has translation MEYLGENLIHGIASSMKKFTSSEVDLAKYILANSDEVSQLSISQIAKKSHVSPATITRFCQKISFSGFNEFKHELKRYIDLRNKPAATSDIKEIDYFSKLYQNYLEIIETTFRKVTYPDIQKAATLLNHAPKVHVYGIGNSGIAAQEFKWKFFRIGVNVESITDPHQAVMDAALTTEASLVIGISISGKTKEVINAVKIAKQQGATIIAITGEKESELSKLADLSLFVLIKNNMHMAQNISPTLPLFLLFDLIYTELVSKDYVNRIQLREKTLEALKGALSEG, from the coding sequence ATGGAGTATCTTGGTGAAAATCTGATTCATGGAATTGCAAGCAGTATGAAAAAATTTACTAGTTCTGAAGTAGACTTAGCCAAATATATTTTAGCCAATTCAGATGAAGTCAGCCAATTATCGATTAGTCAGATTGCGAAAAAGAGTCATGTATCGCCTGCTACGATAACTCGGTTTTGCCAAAAAATTTCATTTTCTGGGTTTAATGAATTTAAACATGAACTAAAAAGGTATATCGACTTACGAAACAAACCTGCTGCAACGAGTGACATCAAAGAAATTGATTATTTTTCGAAACTTTATCAGAACTACTTGGAAATCATTGAAACGACTTTTCGGAAAGTTACGTATCCTGACATACAAAAAGCTGCTACTCTTTTAAATCATGCCCCAAAGGTACATGTTTATGGGATAGGCAACTCTGGAATCGCAGCACAAGAGTTTAAATGGAAGTTTTTTCGAATAGGCGTTAATGTAGAATCTATCACCGACCCGCATCAAGCTGTAATGGATGCCGCATTAACAACAGAAGCCAGTTTAGTGATCGGAATTTCAATTTCAGGAAAAACAAAAGAAGTCATCAATGCGGTTAAAATTGCTAAGCAACAAGGGGCAACTATTATAGCGATCACCGGTGAGAAAGAATCCGAACTTTCCAAATTAGCAGATCTGTCCTTATTTGTCTTGATAAAAAACAATATGCATATGGCTCAAAACATCTCACCGACTTTACCTCTTTTTCTGTTATTTGATTTAATCTACACCGAGCTCGTATCAAAAGATTACGTTAATCGAATTCAACTTCGTGAAAAAACATTAGAAGCCTTAAAAGGAGCCTTATCCGAGGGATAA
- a CDS encoding MetQ/NlpA family ABC transporter substrate-binding protein has product MKKFLLPAILLVLLTLLAACGGEESSADSKSIKLGGTAGPYSDMLNQAFKPALEEKGYTVEIVEFSDYIQPNNALNNGDLDANLFQHSVYLENFSKENSMDLTGLITVPTAPMGIYSNVFDSLEEIKDGATIAIPNDPVNAARTFLILQDNGLITLDPAAEELTVSEKDVQTNTKNLVFQPIEAGGLPRAVEGSDLSAVPGNFALAADMNLLDALVLEDMPDQYRNLVAVKTENKDTQLSKDLVEIVESPEFEALIDSDFEGFGKPEWMKSR; this is encoded by the coding sequence ATGAAAAAATTCTTATTGCCAGCTATCCTGCTCGTCCTACTGACATTGCTCGCTGCTTGCGGCGGGGAAGAATCCAGCGCCGACAGCAAATCCATCAAACTTGGCGGCACAGCCGGCCCGTACAGCGACATGCTGAACCAGGCATTCAAACCGGCTCTTGAAGAAAAAGGCTATACTGTGGAAATCGTTGAATTCAGCGATTACATTCAGCCGAATAACGCCTTGAATAATGGAGACCTCGACGCGAACTTGTTCCAGCATTCGGTTTACTTGGAAAACTTCTCAAAAGAAAATAGCATGGATTTGACCGGACTCATCACCGTCCCGACGGCTCCGATGGGCATTTACTCTAATGTCTTTGATTCACTGGAAGAAATCAAAGACGGCGCGACAATTGCCATTCCGAACGATCCGGTCAACGCTGCCCGTACATTTCTTATCTTGCAGGACAATGGGTTGATTACCTTGGACCCGGCAGCGGAAGAATTGACGGTTTCAGAAAAAGACGTCCAGACAAACACGAAAAACTTGGTCTTCCAGCCGATTGAAGCAGGCGGACTGCCGCGTGCTGTGGAAGGCTCCGACTTATCAGCAGTGCCAGGCAACTTTGCATTAGCCGCTGACATGAACTTACTTGACGCCCTGGTGCTAGAGGACATGCCAGATCAATACCGCAACTTGGTGGCGGTGAAAACAGAAAACAAAGATACGCAGCTGTCGAAAGACTTAGTGGAAATTGTGGAATCACCGGAATTCGAAGCATTGATCGATTCTGATTTTGAAGGCTTCGGCAAACCGGAATGGATGAAATCCCGCTAA
- a CDS encoding NAD(P)/FAD-dependent oxidoreductase: MTELTCVVVGGGYAGINAVKEMLKYSKQPKNMKKLKLVLLDKNLYHLRKVLLFKPAASKTNITIPLRTLFPENVEVIQAEVTKVEPKTKKLFYQNDQGDKTSMSYDILIVAMGSIVRQPDRLQGGITLANLDDANTIRMFWHENLQKASQEKDEKERQRLMTVAVAGAGISGIETSAELAYRVQEDAKEMGLNPKLVKIILINTEKRLFSMGPAKVSDQLEHRLSTAGITILHERRAVHEKDGMLLLTNGEKLPVGLCVWTLGLLPNPQLRTIGLPLTPEGYMVVDSSYRVKDAPGVYSIGDCARIVDPFNGQEDGKTCKEATAQATRLMKIVAADIHGRKAPLHKGFMDFFCFSLGPDKGMAWIGLGKLNIVVKGKLGWKLRKFTWNSASLIK; encoded by the coding sequence ATGACAGAATTAACTTGTGTTGTTGTTGGAGGCGGATATGCAGGGATTAATGCAGTAAAAGAAATGCTTAAATACTCAAAACAACCGAAAAACATGAAAAAGCTAAAACTCGTTTTACTAGATAAAAATCTTTACCACTTGCGAAAAGTTTTGCTTTTTAAGCCCGCAGCCAGTAAAACGAATATTACCATCCCTTTGCGCACTTTGTTTCCTGAGAATGTGGAAGTCATCCAAGCCGAGGTAACAAAAGTTGAACCTAAGACTAAAAAGCTCTTTTACCAAAATGACCAAGGCGATAAAACTTCAATGAGTTACGACATCCTTATTGTGGCTATGGGCAGTATTGTGCGCCAACCGGATCGATTGCAAGGCGGAATCACGTTGGCGAATTTGGATGATGCAAATACGATTCGAATGTTCTGGCATGAAAATTTACAAAAAGCCAGCCAGGAAAAAGATGAGAAAGAGCGCCAAAGACTGATGACGGTTGCGGTTGCAGGAGCTGGCATCAGTGGCATCGAGACATCCGCTGAACTTGCCTACCGGGTTCAGGAAGATGCGAAGGAAATGGGATTAAATCCGAAATTGGTGAAAATAATTTTGATCAATACTGAAAAAAGGCTATTTTCAATGGGACCGGCCAAAGTGAGCGACCAGTTGGAGCATCGGTTAAGTACTGCTGGCATAACCATTCTTCATGAAAGAAGAGCCGTTCACGAAAAAGATGGTATGCTCTTATTAACTAACGGTGAAAAACTGCCAGTAGGTCTGTGTGTATGGACACTTGGGTTGTTGCCTAATCCGCAGTTGCGCACTATTGGTTTGCCCCTCACCCCTGAGGGCTATATGGTAGTGGATTCAAGTTATCGGGTAAAAGATGCACCAGGTGTTTATAGCATCGGCGATTGCGCCCGAATTGTAGATCCATTCAACGGCCAAGAGGACGGTAAAACTTGTAAGGAAGCAACAGCGCAAGCAACGCGACTGATGAAAATTGTAGCAGCCGATATTCACGGCAGAAAAGCACCTTTGCATAAGGGATTCATGGATTTTTTCTGTTTTAGTTTAGGACCGGATAAAGGCATGGCATGGATTGGCCTTGGGAAACTTAACATTGTAGTAAAAGGAAAACTAGGATGGAAATTAAGAAAATTCACTTGGAATTCAGCAAGCTTAATCAAGTAA
- a CDS encoding EAL domain-containing protein: protein MFKTSRIPILTLIAITFAYFMWTMTYNEETWLKSAGIYGIQLFAAAISFIWLFKAYNRQTDRYRNFWLLLSLGMLCSLSGSFISLLIQVSQKVIAPPALASFFWVLSYLFLLAALVYKAKEIGAVFSNKTYLFNIVIYMITAIGISYYFLIGPLLFIPETSSLISIFAIGYQVADLGILFFSIMLYYHIQFQNGKRVLLFLIAGLILQLIADSLLAYLSITGKFQTGNAVEFMWIVALLLIGFTGFYEDGGETVEYKKSDSLFKKKEYFLPYASIIVLIILVFYSYQWNFNALSISLLTTFLMVLGRQLIIIIKNNELMDELKHLAYHDPLTGLANRFSFIEDIQMTLKQNAHTRVALLLIDLDRFKVVNDTLGHHIGDFILVETAARLRQVANANSHIYRLGGDEFVVILAEASEASAAESAKMILDSFQKSFSVMAYEIDLTPSIGISLFPEHGTTKEDLLKNADAAMYLSKERGKNEFTFYNAELNSYMKRKMEMENHLKKAIDKNQFSLVYQPKVNFLTNKIVGMEALLRWEHPEYGLVSPAEFIPIAEETGQIEAIGKWVLETACKQNKSWQNQGFPPLSVSVNVSVLQFQNGKFLKTVKSVLEESKLDAQFLELEITESIMQNIRESKDILTHLKALGVKISIDDFGTGYSSLHILSKLPIDTIKIDKSFIDELDQLDRSPIIKAIIDLSLNLNLSIVAEGIETENQLAFLQESGCMIGQGYLFSKPLKTNEFEQLIKINGLKSFEKQHSL from the coding sequence ATGTTTAAAACTAGCAGGATACCTATCCTGACACTAATTGCAATTACCTTTGCCTATTTTATGTGGACTATGACATACAATGAAGAAACGTGGCTGAAATCAGCAGGAATATACGGAATACAGCTGTTTGCCGCAGCCATCAGTTTTATCTGGTTGTTTAAGGCTTATAATCGTCAGACAGACCGATACAGAAACTTCTGGTTGCTGCTTAGTTTAGGGATGTTATGTTCCTTAAGCGGCTCCTTTATTTCCCTTTTAATTCAGGTGAGCCAAAAAGTCATCGCTCCTCCGGCGTTGGCTTCCTTCTTCTGGGTGCTTTCCTACCTCTTTTTATTAGCTGCATTGGTTTACAAAGCAAAAGAAATCGGCGCAGTATTTTCAAATAAAACGTACCTTTTCAATATTGTTATTTATATGATTACCGCCATTGGCATCAGTTATTATTTTTTGATAGGACCGCTGCTCTTTATACCGGAAACTTCATCTTTGATTAGCATATTTGCAATAGGATACCAAGTAGCAGACTTAGGAATTTTGTTTTTTAGTATCATGCTTTACTATCACATACAATTTCAAAACGGAAAAAGAGTTCTATTATTTCTAATTGCTGGTTTAATTCTTCAGCTAATTGCAGATTCCCTATTGGCCTATTTATCAATTACAGGGAAATTTCAGACTGGAAATGCAGTCGAATTTATGTGGATCGTCGCCTTACTCCTGATTGGTTTTACCGGTTTTTACGAAGACGGTGGTGAAACAGTAGAATACAAAAAGTCGGACAGCCTATTTAAAAAGAAAGAATACTTTTTGCCATATGCCAGTATAATCGTACTTATCATTTTAGTTTTTTATAGTTATCAGTGGAATTTCAATGCTTTAAGCATATCACTCCTCACCACTTTTCTTATGGTTCTCGGCCGTCAATTGATCATCATTATTAAAAATAATGAGTTGATGGACGAACTTAAACATTTGGCTTATCATGATCCCCTCACCGGGTTAGCAAATCGATTCAGTTTTATAGAGGATATCCAAATGACTTTGAAGCAAAACGCACATACCCGAGTTGCTTTACTGCTAATCGATTTAGACCGTTTTAAAGTTGTGAATGATACACTTGGCCATCATATCGGGGATTTCATATTGGTGGAAACAGCAGCGAGATTAAGACAAGTAGCAAATGCAAATTCTCACATATATAGACTTGGTGGGGATGAGTTTGTGGTTATCCTTGCTGAAGCGTCAGAAGCAAGTGCTGCTGAATCAGCCAAGATGATCCTAGACAGTTTCCAAAAATCATTTTCGGTAATGGCATACGAAATTGATCTCACTCCGAGCATTGGAATAAGCTTATTTCCTGAACACGGAACAACTAAGGAAGATTTACTGAAAAACGCGGATGCTGCAATGTATCTCTCAAAAGAAAGAGGAAAGAATGAATTTACTTTCTACAATGCTGAGTTGAATAGCTATATGAAGCGGAAAATGGAGATGGAGAATCATTTAAAAAAAGCAATTGATAAAAACCAGTTTTCCTTGGTGTATCAGCCTAAAGTGAATTTTCTAACCAATAAAATAGTCGGTATGGAAGCCCTATTGAGATGGGAGCACCCTGAATATGGCTTGGTGTCGCCAGCAGAATTTATTCCGATCGCTGAGGAAACGGGACAAATTGAAGCTATCGGCAAATGGGTTCTAGAGACCGCTTGTAAACAAAACAAAAGTTGGCAAAACCAAGGATTCCCCCCTTTAAGTGTTTCCGTAAATGTATCAGTTCTGCAATTTCAAAATGGCAAGTTTCTTAAGACGGTAAAAAGCGTTTTAGAAGAATCAAAGTTAGACGCACAGTTTTTGGAACTGGAAATAACAGAAAGCATTATGCAGAATATAAGAGAGAGCAAGGATATTTTAACGCATTTGAAAGCATTGGGTGTGAAAATCTCCATCGATGATTTTGGCACTGGTTATTCGTCATTGCATATTCTTTCGAAATTGCCGATCGATACAATTAAAATTGATAAATCGTTCATCGATGAATTGGATCAGCTGGATCGCTCCCCAATAATAAAGGCGATTATAGATCTAAGTTTGAACTTAAACTTAAGTATTGTAGCCGAGGGCATAGAAACGGAAAATCAACTGGCATTCCTGCAAGAAAGCGGATGTATGATCGGCCAAGGATATCTTTTTTCCAAACCACTAAAAACAAATGAATTTGAACAGTTAATCAAAATTAATGGTCTGAAGAGTTTCGAGAAACAGCATTCACTTTAA
- a CDS encoding iron-containing alcohol dehydrogenase family protein has protein sequence MEDIIVKGAPAEYVCNSGVLDKLEEKLIARNVKKVLVLTGTKSWLAMRPFFPELKKIEVAFEIYHGESSLAEISRVADLIKSLGTDAIIGAGGGKVLDIAKGVAHDTGILSVLIPTLASNCAPWTPLSVLYTEEGTMTHYTVYPGSVDLLLVEPRILIDAPVPMLVAGIGDTIAKWYEADVQISRFEDPPIALKIAHATAKLCAEEMFDNAEAAITDAKNGKLSPAFIKVAESIIMLGGMVGGFGDKYGRVAGAHAIHNAMTIAPESHQALHGDKVAYGVLVQLTLENKTSEVNRLIGFYKKIGLPISLKETGIPLHWIDEIAMQSTRASETIHVLKEEPIHAAEVAAAMRKIEELAFTYSDNS, from the coding sequence ATGGAAGACATCATCGTAAAAGGTGCACCGGCTGAATATGTCTGCAATTCAGGCGTGCTGGACAAACTCGAAGAGAAACTGATTGCAAGAAACGTTAAGAAAGTGCTCGTTCTGACCGGTACAAAATCGTGGCTAGCGATGCGGCCGTTCTTTCCAGAACTGAAAAAAATCGAAGTGGCATTTGAAATTTACCATGGGGAAAGCTCTCTCGCAGAAATTTCTCGTGTTGCTGATCTTATTAAGTCACTCGGCACCGATGCCATCATCGGTGCTGGCGGGGGCAAAGTGCTCGATATCGCGAAAGGCGTCGCTCATGACACTGGCATTCTTTCAGTGCTAATCCCGACGCTCGCCTCGAATTGTGCCCCATGGACACCGCTCAGCGTCCTCTACACAGAAGAAGGGACGATGACTCACTACACCGTTTACCCCGGGAGTGTCGATCTGCTCCTGGTGGAACCGAGAATATTGATTGATGCGCCGGTTCCGATGCTCGTCGCCGGAATCGGCGACACCATCGCCAAATGGTACGAAGCGGACGTTCAAATCAGCCGGTTTGAAGACCCGCCAATCGCTTTGAAAATCGCGCACGCCACTGCGAAACTGTGCGCAGAGGAAATGTTCGATAACGCAGAAGCCGCAATAACCGACGCCAAAAACGGCAAGCTGTCCCCTGCGTTCATCAAAGTAGCGGAATCCATCATTATGCTGGGCGGCATGGTCGGCGGCTTCGGCGACAAGTATGGCCGCGTCGCCGGCGCTCACGCCATCCACAACGCCATGACCATCGCACCCGAATCCCACCAGGCGCTGCACGGAGACAAAGTGGCATACGGCGTGCTGGTGCAGTTGACGCTGGAGAATAAAACCAGCGAAGTCAATCGGTTGATCGGTTTCTACAAGAAAATTGGCTTGCCAATTTCTCTGAAGGAAACAGGAATTCCACTTCACTGGATAGACGAGATTGCGATGCAATCAACGCGCGCCAGCGAGACCATCCATGTCTTGAAGGAAGAACCTATCCATGCGGCTGAAGTGGCAGCAGCTATGCGAAAGATCGAGGAATTGGCATTTACTTATAGTGACAACTCTTAA
- a CDS encoding YitT family protein — translation MTTHFQEQLLKTGLQHKKLTTKRKIERTVWIFIGAVLMAVGLEIFLIPNSVMDGGIVGISILLYVLTDISVGTFIFLLNIPFFIIGYKQIGKTFAISTLFGITILSVVTNLLHHVAAFTEDILLATIFGGVFVGAGIGLVIRNGGALDGSEILAILLNKKNPFSVGEIIMIFNIFIFGIGGFILGWDRAMYSIIAYVIAYKTIDVVIAGLDESKSVWIISDQYREIGEAIIARLGRGVTYLNAEGGFTGEEKKVIFCIVNRLEEAKMKSIVEELDPLAFLAIADINEVRGGKFKKKDIH, via the coding sequence TTGACAACTCACTTTCAGGAACAACTTTTGAAAACGGGCCTTCAGCATAAAAAATTAACAACGAAAAGAAAGATTGAACGCACTGTCTGGATTTTTATCGGTGCTGTTCTTATGGCAGTGGGCCTTGAAATCTTCCTTATTCCCAACAGTGTGATGGATGGCGGAATCGTCGGGATTTCCATTTTGCTGTATGTACTGACAGATATCAGTGTGGGGACTTTCATTTTTCTTCTTAATATTCCGTTTTTTATCATTGGCTATAAACAAATAGGGAAGACATTTGCAATTTCTACCCTCTTCGGCATCACAATATTATCTGTCGTTACAAACCTGTTGCATCATGTAGCTGCTTTTACGGAAGACATTCTCCTTGCGACAATTTTTGGCGGAGTGTTTGTTGGTGCTGGCATCGGATTGGTAATTCGAAACGGTGGTGCACTGGACGGCAGTGAGATTCTAGCAATTCTGCTGAACAAGAAAAATCCATTTTCTGTAGGCGAAATCATCATGATCTTCAATATATTCATTTTTGGAATTGGCGGGTTCATTCTTGGCTGGGACCGGGCTATGTATTCCATAATTGCCTATGTCATCGCGTATAAGACCATTGATGTTGTAATCGCTGGCTTGGATGAATCCAAATCGGTTTGGATCATAAGTGATCAGTACCGAGAAATTGGGGAAGCAATTATTGCACGGCTGGGACGCGGCGTAACTTACCTGAATGCCGAAGGCGGATTCACTGGCGAAGAAAAGAAAGTAATCTTCTGCATTGTAAACAGGCTTGAGGAGGCTAAGATGAAATCAATCGTAGAAGAACTGGATCCCTTGGCATTTCTGGCAATTGCAGATATTAATGAAGTGAGAGGCGGAAAGTTCAAAAAGAAAGACATCCATTAA